From the genome of Opisthocomus hoazin isolate bOpiHoa1 chromosome 4, bOpiHoa1.hap1, whole genome shotgun sequence:
GGTCGCAACCATCAATCCCGTGGGAAGTGACATTACAGATCCTGTCACGGGTCCCAAAGGAACCCGTCTCAGGGTTGGGCTCACAAAAGTTTGGTGAGTTCTCATAGTAAACCAGGTCCTTCTCAGTTGGAGCCTTGAAGAAGTTGTATTTGGGCCTGAGGGTCTCGACCCAGCCACGGGATTCTCGATGTTTTTCCACCACCATTTCAGAAGCACTGTCGTACTTGTCCTTGAGGTAGTCACCGATGACCCTGAAGTCTGGTTGAGACCACCAGCAGGTCTTCACTTCGCAGCTGCCTGAGAGGCCGTGACATTTGCACTTAAGATGCATGAGTTCAATAATAgactgaaagaaagaagaggaagggcAAAGAAGAAGGAAGACATTAGCCTATAATCAAAACACATATAGCGTTCTGCTATTTAGCCAGGATTTCCTAAAGAattgcagtgtttgcaaagatGTATTAACACGCTTGAGGACAAAAATCACCTTGTCCTCCAGTCAATGTGAGATGCTGGATCTGAGGCAGATAAAACAtctgaaactttattttttttcagtgactatCTGTGATTCCCGCCCCAACTTTAAGCATCTACCGAGTGCTTTCACTAAGGGCTGAAGTGATATGTGTGCATACCGACGTCTATCTTCTCAGCATTCGTGGTTGAGTATTGCAGTCCTGTTACCCAGGAATACAATTCAGACACATCTAGGCAGAGAAGTGAAGACCATAGACATCTTCTAAACCaatgttttaataaaagaaatatatAGCTATTCCACTGGAAATTAAAGAAATTTGAACATCCTAATGATCTAGTCCAGAATTTCATCTTTTATGTGTGTTTTCATTAAGCAAATAAGATTCTAGTCTTGCTTGTGGCTACGTTCAGAAACCTGGaaagtaatgtatttttatttttaagccagATTTGCCATTTTTCTAAaactgtttcaaagaaaaaagtggGAGCCCAGCTTTTGATTTTGAAAGGCTTAGACTTCAGCAAAAACCACTGTCCTGGAATAAATGCAAAGGTGATTATTGATCCCAGTATCTTGCTATTCACTGTTACCTCTTATGAAATTAGTCTAAAGGTTTCTAGAGGTGTTGCCCTCCAGTATTTTGAGGTGGGAGACAGCCTTATGCAACTTACTTGATAATCTGCATTTTCAGACTGATCAGCAAATCTCTGGGTACATGAACAGACTAGTGCCAGCCAGAGTCCAAAAGATTTACCATGAATCAGCACCTTGGTGTTCACCAGGTGCTTTCCTGCGTTATTTAGAGAGTATCACTCGCCGCAAAGGAGGTTGTAATTAGCGATGAGAGAGAACCACAAAATGTTTGGTTCATATAATCATGCTGAACTCAATCAAAGCTTCTGGCCTGGTGGTAGGGTTTGTGTTCATATGGGAACTAATATGAAACATTGCCTATGGCTCAGGTTTAGCTGGAAACACTTGAGCATGGAGGCCTGGACAAGCTACCCCATGAGTGCTGGCATGGTGAGAATGGAAAACAGTAGTGCTTTATAAAACAGTAGGATTTCAGATATTGGTGTGACATCTGCTCTCTAATCTTTGACATCTGTAAAATGTCCAAAATAACTCAGTGTCAAGTAACAAGACTTACAGTAAAAAGACCTCTGCAGGCCTGTGATCACAGGGATGTTTGCTCAAAGCTCAATTTTTCCAAGGTTTCCCACTTTGAGGCAAATCCCTCCTTTCCACTCCACTCTACTCAGTTTCTCCACAGTCCTATTTATCTCATTATATGTCAAATCAACTGCCACCAGCAATGCACAATACCTCAAGGTACCCGGAATAATTTGGGCCACTGCTGAAGGAAACCATATTATTTCTTGTACTTCACTGCAGACaatttttgtttctggttttatttcattttgaggTGTTGTATTCGCTGTTTCAGACCAGCTCTCCTGTGGTGTGAGGTGGGATAACTCCACTAGTGTTTGATGGTGTCCACCTGAGGAGCTCACACTGAAGTCCTAGCCTGCCTGTGGACAGCTGTTTCCTAGTGCTGTGCAACTGTGGTGGCTTTGCTATAGCTTGTTACACAGCCATACGTCCTCCTAGGCATGTGTAAGGCCTTCTACTGAGGCAGCAAGACCATATTAATCTCTTTTGATTACAGTGAGGTATCTTTCTTCCACTGGGGAATGAATTATCTCCCGTTTATTATGTGAGGAAAAATGCTGCTACCTCACAGGAGCTGTGGCATGGTCTCCATTAGCAAGAGCTTTGTGATTGAATTTCACAAATTGTTTCCCATAAATTAGTTCTTCTAGCATTTACGGGCTattctgaagatgaaaaagagAACGTCTTCTTACTGGGATTGTCCCACCTTATGGAAGATGTTTACTATGTAAAAGACTGTTGAAGTGATGAGGGCAAGACTTTGTGCTTTCAATTCTcttactcattttgctttgtgaCTGTTTGAAGGGAAAACACATTATCTGGCTTTGAGGCATGGTCTGGGTTTAATCAAGAGGCACCAGAGTCACATTCCCtctcattttctttaaatattcccTGAGAAATGGAATGGTAGTGAGAAGAGGGGTGGTGGGAAAtgctctgctgctcttccccacACTCAGGCCTACAGAGCAGGGAGGGTCCCAGGGGAATGAACAGTTGCACTCAAACTAggattcagttgcctaaacacATGCATCTGATGCCTTTTTTATAGCTTCAAGGGCATCCAAGGCATCAGTTAAAAGATGGCAGAGGACCTGCAGAAGTCCCAGTCTTTCCCAGTAGCAGCACATGGGCAGGCTGGATACTTCAGGAAATCTCACTTTATACTAAATTGCCTTTGCTTAAGCAGCTGTATCCTCCCCATAAACCCTGGTTCATGTCTCTTAACTTCAGATGTCTACAATACAGACAGCTCTGGCTGTACAGCTCATCTTCTTCCTATAGCCAGCCGAGGTGGGCAGGCACAGTTAGAGCATCATTAACTGAGCTACTTCAAACGACTCCTTCAAGCTGGGATGAAATCCTATCCTAGACCTGTCTGTCTTGGTCCATTCTCTATAAAGGTATCTGGAACACTGACTCCAAGGTAGACATTTGCATCTGGGTGGGTAAATTTACTTACAGCTTTCATAGGTCAAGTACATCAATCACCTCCCTGACAAATACTGTCATAGGGCAGATATCATCGTTTCATGAAGTAAAACAGCCCAGATTTAGGTTTGGTTATTCCCTTCCATTGTTCATTGCGGTAGGtaagaaaagattaaaaggaGACCAAGAAAGGTGAAACCAAAGGTCCTTACTGTCCTTCCAGCTTCATTGTTGTGCCTGTTCATGGCTGACCGAGCGTCTGGTCTGTTCTCTCGGGCATCTGCAAACTCCCGAGACACCATGCTCCCAAATTCCACGTCCTCGCTGCAGCCCCCCCATTTCCAGCCTTCCCCAGGAGAGCCCTTGTGACGGGTGTCACAGCCGCAGATGGTGGCCGAGCCCTCGGCGCAGGATCTGGTCACCGCAAAAGCCACTCCAGCAGAGGCAATGGCATGGACAAAGGCTGATTCCCTGGTAGCTGTGAAAGAGAGAAATCAATGAATAGTGGCCAGTGAAGGGACCACACATGGCTACGATCAGCCCTGTGAACGCCTGCTCTCCAGGGCATGGCAGAAGGCCAGGAAATTATCCTCTTCCCTGTGGTCCAGCTTGGACCTACTCCAAAGACATTTTCTTATGCTAGGAAATAAACTCCTATATAGACAGGACCAGGCTTGATTCAAGCCCACTGAGGTCAGCCAAGAAGTTTTGACTAAAGTCATTCTAAGTTCTTAGGATTGGGCCGTGgcacaaaatgaaaagcagtgcAAACCTGAGTTTCAGGAGGCATATAAAATATACTATATTGTACTTTGCAGGCAGTGCACCATGTAGCTGTACCCCCAGCTGCAGTCTTGGCATCAGATGTACAGAATCTGGACTATGTTCCCATAACATGGAAAATGCAGGTCTACACTTAATGATAGCCTCCACCCTTACTGGTGGGATCAGAACTAGGTaaagcacctcctcctcctccttgacTGCGAGAGCTGCTGATGGCTGGAAGGTAGGAAAATGTCAGGATGGCCAGATACTCCTCAATCTTCACTATGTAAACTAAACATTGTCCCCACCCTCCATCCTGAGGCCACCTTCTTTTTTCTAGGCTGTCTACCTCATTTAGAGGGATTGTTCGATATATGGTATCATGCATCTATCCAAAGCTTTGCCCATTTGCCCAGTTAAGGCCCCTGCCAAGAGAACTGGGAATGAGCTTTCCTTTTCTGCCCATAGCCTCAGCATGGTGTGTGGGATCAACCAAAAGATTTCATTGTTAGGGACTGAGGAGCCGTAGTCTCTGTGGAGACCTTCCTTCATAGCCTTTCATCCTAGCTGGAGCTGGGTGGGGAAGGGCAGCTCAGCATTAGCCTGGCTTTCCTGGATGGCAGTGCTTTTCCTACACTGTGCCAAAATGAAAGCCAAACACTTCAAACTGCTTTGCAAATGGGGAATAGACCAAAATatcagtttttttcccctcacctagTTTAGGTCTCTTTATGTTTCTTCACTCACTAGAAAGGACCACACCACAGAAAACACAACTGCAATGCTTTTTGGCTTCAGCAAAATGGCATTTTTGTCATGAACAGGGCTATTCTAAAACCCTTGGGGCAATTCTAAGAAGACACAATGATTCTGATAACTGGCCTCCCTTAACCTCCTACACCATTCCCCACATAAGCAAACCTCATGCCTACAGACCAGTTAGCCAAGAAGGCGTGTTGTCTCTGACACCTTTCAGATGATTAGGCTAGGACAGTGTTGAAATACAAATGGATCCATAAAGGCAGAGGGTCAGGTTTTCAGTTGATGCAGCTTCGCCAGCTTCTACCGAGCTTTGCATCAGTTGACAAGGTGCCTACTCAAAACCACTTAAACCTTCTCTGCACCAAATTTTGCTGATCTGAGCTTTCCCTGGGCATTTTGGCTTAATCTTTACCTTCTAGATGCTTCCAGGCTTTACTAACATGAGGAGAGTTTAATATGCCAAGCCAAAAAGCCAGCATGTTCTTGTGAAGAAATCAAAACTGCCTGCTTGCAGAGCAGTCCTGGCTGGACTGAAGGCTTAAGCAAAAACTTGTGTAGCATCGCTTCACTTTGGGAAGACTACCAAATACAACAATATGCAAATCAAATAATGTGCATGAACTTACAAGCTGAAGGTATGAGCAATGTCCTGGAACATGATGTCAATGCACATTGTGGGGTTAGTAAGTCACTGAGAGCTAGAacctaaaaatgaaaatgcaggaACCCTCAGTTCCACAATCTGATTTTGAAAAACCCTTGTTCAGCAGCTGTCCAGACTGGAGGATCCCAGCTTCCTGCAAGTTAAAACTATGCAGTTCCCAAGCTGTGTGAAAGCTCAGCTTTTGGGCACGACCTGGTGACTCCAGTTCTAACAGGACTGGAGACTTAACATCTTGCACTTGCCAAAGCCCAGGTGGAATACAGAAACCAAATCTTGAGGGTGGGTGGCTTGGTGTGGTGTCTCCAAGGGCACTAATGACCAGCCCTGCGGTCTGTAAAAGGCAAAGGCTTCTTGTAGAAGAGGCTGGTGGGATGAATGCTATTACCCCCTGGTAGGGAGGTAGAGGGTGTAGTGTCTGACCAGAGAATAGCTGACACACCTTCCACCTCCTCCCACTGTGGCCTAACTAAGCTTGAAACCTTTTGATATGCTGCTGTGCCATGCACAGGAGAGGAAGATGATaattcttcttcttctcccccctTCTATCTAACAGCTGTAGTGGACAAAGCATGTTGCTTGGATAGGTTAGCTATCATCACTTGGGAATCACCCCTCCCTCTGTTCAGGAGGAGAGACCTGATCCAGTCTGCTGCTGACTGCTAGGGAAGGTGCTGTAGGTGCTGAACTGGTGTTTGCAAATGCCATGGAGAGCCCCTGTGCCTTGTCATGCTGGGACTGAAAAGAAAGCAGCTGCAACCATGGTGCAGAAAGCCTTCTTCTTCGTGGGCAGAAGTGACGTGGCCTTGGCTTACGAGTCCACAGGTTGTGGATCCCACCTGGGCTTCAGCAGGAGTTGTCAGATCAGAACGGAGGTGTTTCTCTGTGCATGTAGGTGCAGAGCTTGCCAAAACCCAGGGAACTTCAGGCAACGTAGACTGCAGAATTTCTGCATTTTCCAGGACTTGGTTGCAGCTGAACAAGGAGTTACAGGAGTACTGCTTTGGTTGTAGATAACCAATTTCGCCTAAATCCCAGGTCTGTTACCTTAACTCTCCACTGGTGCTAGTCCTTACTGAAAGCCTACaactccaggagggtcttgaTAGGATTGGCCTCAAGAAGAACCGATTATATGAAGCTCTCTTCTTCCCAGAAAGAGCCCAATGCTTTTTACAGCCTGTATACGGAGTAATCACtcccctgcttttgaaatgcagccACCCCTGGGGTGGAGTGCAGCCACCACTTAACAGCACACAACAGGAAGCAAATAGCATTGTATCTGATCCTAACTACCTGGGGAATGTAGGCAGGCAGAGCGAAGGAGCTGAAATCTGGCCCCGGGCACTGAGGTTAGGAGTTTGTCTCTTGAGAAAGTTGCAGCCGGCCTCTTAACGACTCCATGAAATTAGGGCACTGGGTTTACATCTCCTACCCCTAACTTAAGGCACCGAGTTCAATATTGACGCAGATGGAAGAGCGCCATGGCGTGAATCACGTCCTGCCACCTCCTAAGTTATGGGACTGTCCTCCCATTACTAAGCAGACCTGACCCCGCTGAGCTCTGAAGAGCTCCCCAGGTTGTAGCCGGAGGCGGTGTGGCTGCAGGAATGGAGAAGGAGTGTATAGAGATACAGATAAGCAGAAGGAAAGCATGCACTTGTAATGGAAATGAGGGGTTATTAAGGTGCCATATAAAAATGCAAGAGACTTAGCAAAGATAACAGGAAAGTGCAGTATATTTGTCAGGTCGCCTCATTCCTCTCTGGGTGGTTCTGGTAGTAAGAGACAAGCAGCTCGTTATAACTTGAAGAGAGCTTCTGGAAAGTCATCTGGCAAGAGAAGGTTAATAGGGACTAATACCTCATGGGGATGTTGACTTAAGAGCATTTCAACCACTTTGTTTTCAGTGCACCACAAGGTCACCAAAGCTCTGGCTTCAGCTTGTTTAGTTCCTGCCTGCTCCTGAGTTTCCCTGCAGGGCTTAGAGACTTGGACAGCTGGTGCTCCAAGGTACCCTGTTCTGGACCCTTTTGGAGGCGGTTGGCTATCAGTGAAAAGATGCTGAGACTTACAGAGGGCCTTTAGGGGTGCTTTGTAGCTGCCCCTTCGTGCAGAGTGCTCCAAGTCACTGTTCAGTTCTGGAGACAGTTTCCTAAGGAGACCAATCTGTGAAGCTGGGAGATTGAATGTCCCATGCAGTACACCTCTGACCACCTCTCTCAGTAGCAGAAATATCTTGGGATGCAAAAACACATGGCAGGGCAGTATCAGTGTAAGAATTCTGAAGCCTGAGGATGAGGTGACCTGAGATTTGATTTCCTGATTTTGCAGGGCTTTGGACAAATCCTTTAGCCAGTCTGTGCCTCTGCTGCCTCATCCATACACCTGAGGACAATCCTGCTTATCTCCTCAGGAGCCTCCAATTCAGTGATGCCTTCAGAATCATGGGCAGAAGGTGTTGGAGCCAAACAGAGGATCAAGTTGTGGGATGAGGAAGTCAGATGAATAACCACATGAATATCTCGATTGTCTAATACACGAAAcctgttctcctgtgttcttcTGCCCAGATATTGACTTATTTTCCCTGAATCTTTCTCTGAATGACTATTTGATGAACCCCAGGTCAGGTAGATATCCCCGATGTGGGAGAGGAAGGACTACAGTGATGTAGAAGGATGAACATACTGGTTTATTTTGGTCTTAAAAAGCTACAGTCCTTTTTTACCACCTTTGTACCATAGTAATGAACCCTGTTGTCCCCACTCTTGACACTTTaaatctttccttcctccctgcacAGTGGTCTGGTGGTGGAACAGCAGATTCCTGGGACAGGGCAATGCAGCACACCTTCAGATGTGCTAGGAGCTGAATTGGCAAGTCCTGTGTCCTGGACCACAGCTCGAAGAGCTAGGTGGTATTTTAGAACAGGGGCACCACTGTTTCCACTGATTGCTCTTTTAATGCAAGCTTTGAGATCTGTGCAGTCAgagcaagaaagaaggaaaggaaggaaggaaggaaggaaggaaggaaggaaggaaggaaggaaggaaggaaggaaggaaggaaggaaggaaggaaggaaggaaggaaggaaggaaggaaggaaggaaggaaggaaggaaggaaggaaggaaggaaggaaggaagatgtCTTGCGTGAGGTGGTTCTGGGCTGTACATCTTGCGAGGAAGGAAGCAAACCTCAGCAGCTAGAGAACAGATAGCGAAGCAGTAGACATGGACCCTGCTCTAAGTGTTTTCCATTCAGCATGCCACTTTTCTAGATGGTCCTCCTGAAGGTGTGGAAGCTCATTTGCAAAGGCAAGCTTGATGTCTCTGGGACTGCTACTGACTGTGACCTGGGGAGACAAACCTCCCATGCCAACAACCCTTTACTGCCTAGGACCTTGTCACCATCCTTTATGGAACATAGCCCTTGGGGTGAACCAATGACATAATGACTTTTTGGGGGATAATGTATAGACAACATGGAAAAGAACACAAATGTCCCATACTGTTTCAGGAGACACATGATAGCAAAGGAGAAGAGTTCCCACATCttaaccactcctcccagctatCATTAGCATGTCTAATCTTGAACAGGGCATTCTACTCCCCATTCCACAGTAGGAAAGACACTGCAATTATGTGGCTACAAACTTTGAATTTCTGACACCACAGACTTCTTGAGTGCTCTTGGGAGAGTCATTTAGCAAGTTGGGTAAAATGGAGAAAATGCCATATCTGCTTAGCAGGAGCGCAGGAGGAGACATGCTGTTTTCTCGcagctttgtttttcaaagctGGAAGACAAGAGAAATCTACCTGTTGTGTCAGCTACTTCAGACACCCAGACACCCATCTCTGAGGGGCGGAAGGTGTAAAGTCTTTCCAACATTTGTCTGGTAGGGCATATACCCAGGGAGTGTGAGAAAGGGTTTCAATTCCCTCCTTGGCCTGAGGGGAGACAAACCCACAGCTCTCATGCTAGGATTTGCACAATAGTTGACACCACATTgactctggattaaaaaaaaaaacaaaacaaataaaaaatcctAAACAAGATATCTAAATAAACCCCAAGAACCAAGAAATTGGAAATAAAACTGGGGGCAGACTAGTGTTTCTGGTATATGGAGCCAGCACAGCCCTGTCTCTTACATTGAAGGCCTGTCTTAACAGCTCAGTTTCCCCCTAATTACTATCGTCACGGTCCTTTTTGCAGGTTAGACATCATGGGGACTGGAGTGGAGGAAGGTGTTGTCCAATGGAGGAAGATGGTGAGGAATTTATGAAGTGAGTTTGGAGAGTTTTGGGAGCCCAGTCTTTGACTCAAAGTGAGGTGAATTTTGTTTTTGACTGTAGTATAGAGATAACTGCACAGCTGCTATCAGCACGGTGTGGTTTCGTCCTTTAATCCATCAAGAGAACCACCTTACCTAGTTATGGGAGGAGAGCTGTGCCATTGCCTTGTGGGGACGGTcacccataaacacctccatggtGAAAGCTACACCAGAAGGGCTTGAATGAAAGGCCATAGGTGTCAACCATTGTGCAAATCCTACCATGAGAGCTGTGGGTTTGTATCCCCTCTGGCCAAGGAGGGAATTGAACCACTTTGGATGGAAAAGAAGGGTGCCAGAAAAGATTAATACCAAATGCTCTTCACCATGAAGGCAGGAGCTGAAGTATTGATGGTGTAAATGTCAATGCCTGCTCCTTGTTTGCAACTACACTGAAGCCAAGACTGGAGGAAGGTCTCAGCTTGGAAGGGTACCTCTCAGAGCTACCTAGAGCCTGAGCCTCATCAGATGTTAAGTGGATGATGACCCCAGCGGAAGTGGTTTTCATTAGGCTCATACTGACAGCCTTGCAGGCACAGCCACCTTCTCAATAGCAGAAGTGAAATCAAATAGGACTGGTGAGTTAGAGCTAACAGGAGCTGCAAAAACATACACAGAGATCACTATTGGCTTATACTAACATGAACAGCATTGCCTGTTGGCCCTGAAATCTGTGTGCAGATAGGCAAGGACCACCTGCAGCAATGCAGCCTTGCTCGTCCCAGATATCAGGAGaagaagatgctccagtcccctcagctcTGCTGGCCTCTGTGCTAAACTTGCCAACCAGCGGATCTCTTAGAGCCAAGAACCAAGGGTCCAGTACATGAGGATGATGGCCCCCATCTTACTATGCTCTTCACTCTAAagcgggcttataagaaagatgaggacaaacgtTTTAGAAGAGCCTATTGTGCTATGACAaaaggtaatgattttaaactaaaaaagggtagattcagactagatataaggaggatttttttatggtgagggtggtgaaacactggaagaggttttcTGGAGAGGcggtagatgccccacccctggaaacactCAAAGTCAtgttgggcagggctctgagcagcctgatccagttgaagatgtccctgctcatcgtgggggagttggactagatggcctttaaatgtcccttccaacccaagccattctgtaATTCCGTGATTATAAGCAATGAAGGGTCACATCTCAGAGCACAGGGCATATTTATccccagggaaaggaggagggaaggtgggaaaacaaatttcaaagccttgcattttttttttatgatcacaaggaagaaaatcttttgcCAATGAGAGCTATTAAATATTGGCACACGACCAGGTGAAGATGGAGAACAGGGAACCCCTTGGCACACATCAGCTGACAGATCCATCCATGCCGCAGAGACAGTGCCCAAGTGCTGGGAGCATGCGTTCTTCCCATcttagaggaggaggaggaggatcacaGAGATGTCACAGCTGCTGTGAGCCTGACATTGCTTGTGGGGAAAATACTGGGAACGCTGGAGACAAAACATTGGCTCTCATGGCCTTGGAGGCAGGCGAAATTCAGTTTCACCACATTCCTCTCAATTGTAGCAATAGAGGATCCCATCTCAGATAAACCAACTGGAAGGGTTTTACATAAGCTGGCTGGCTCAGCCTCAAgcttcctccagctcctctccagaGAGGCCTCTGTTTCCAGTGTTCATGTCTCCCCTCATCCATCCTCATCAACCTCAATACGTTGGCCTTCTACAACAGCATCTGCTGACATGGTACTGAAGGCTTCTCAATGACCTTCTTACCCCAAAAGGGGATCTTTGTACCACACTTGCTGTTTGCTTTCAAAGATGTATCTGCTACCCATTAGGGAAGGTGGAGAGGAGCAAGTTGTGGCCTTGGATGTGCTCAACACAAGGACTATAAAAGGAGGGGACAAGTCAGGCGTCCTGGTGGCAAGGTGAATCATTCCACAGAGCACGTTCCAAAGTTCAACAGCATGTGCTGTATTCATACCAGATGTATTTTGGAAAATGCTTTCCAAAGTTAAAGCTTTAGGAAGAGATCCCGAGCTTCTTTAAAGCTTGCATTTCTTTACTTGGTGTCACTCCCAAATTTGAACACCAAGCAGTCAAGTGCCCTGGCCCTGATTTTCTACtcaatcacagcagcatgggtcAGGAAGTCCTTGTTGTTACTCTGAGCAGACTCTGGAGGCTTTAGGAAGATCAGAGGCTGCCGAGTGCCTCACTCAGAGGGCAACAAATGCTGTACAAAGTCCCACTCTGGATACAAGCAACTCCGAAaatctgcctcagtttccccttttgcAAAAGTGGACAAAATCCATCTATCATGGCACATAAAAATCCACTCATAGATTCACTGAAGTGGTGATCACTATTGACTGACATCACAGGCCACATCTCATGTACTGTTGATACAGGACAGAGATAGAAAACTCAACTTACACTCTATATCCTGAGCTTTGAGCATCATTTCAGCCTACAACATTACAGAAGACAGGGGCAAAAAGGGGGACTTCTTTCCTCACCCAGTACTGCCTGATGCCTTGTTACCCTTGGGGTGATGCTCATGCTTGGATCACACTTTTTCCATAGGGTGTTCCATGAGAACTTCAGTACCTCCAGCTGTCTCTGTGCTGAGCTGTGTGGATACGACTGCTTTCTTACCAGCACCTCGTCTGGGGTTATAGCCATTGTAGGTCTTGGCAGTAGCTGCAGGACtttccagagcagctctgcgttgCACAGAGAAGACGTGTCCAGAGCTATATAAACCCCCATCAATCTCATCCAGAAGAACAAGATTGCATGGGATCCTTTGGATAAGACCAGAGCCTAAAGGATTGCCTGGGATCCCCTGGATGCAGAAGGATCACTAAGTTCAATCCTCAGACAGCTGTTTGCAAGACTACAGTCTCAGTGCAAATTTACAGACTGACCTGAATGTTTTGGAGACATACACCAGTGAAACTCAAACACCTTCTGCCACAGTCTGGCGTGTAGGCTTGTGTCTGGTCCCCCAGTCTTTAGCAGCATTTCCCAAGTGGGTTTATCTCCAAGTCTGGGGACACTTAATTTGCAAAAACACCAGTCCTTGGGTGCCGCAGATGATCATGGCTTTCAGGTCTAACCCTGAATTGGGGTGGCCCCAAGAGCAGATGCAGCAGTGGGAGAAATGCAGCTTTGGAGCACC
Proteins encoded in this window:
- the WNT3A gene encoding protein Wnt-3a; this translates as MASFGYFLFLCGLSQALSSYPIWWSLAIGHQYSSLGTQPILCGSIPGLVPKQLRFCRNYVEIMPSVAEGVKIGIQECQHQFRGRRWNCTTVNDSLAIFGPVLDKATRESAFVHAIASAGVAFAVTRSCAEGSATICGCDTRHKGSPGEGWKWGGCSEDVEFGSMVSREFADARENRPDARSAMNRHNNEAGRTSIIELMHLKCKCHGLSGSCEVKTCWWSQPDFRVIGDYLKDKYDSASEMVVEKHRESRGWVETLRPKYNFFKAPTEKDLVYYENSPNFCEPNPETGSFGTRDRICNVTSHGIDGCDLLCCGRGHNTRTEKRKEKCHCIFHWCCYVRCQECIRVYDVHTCK